From one Catellatospora sp. IY07-71 genomic stretch:
- a CDS encoding non-ribosomal peptide synthetase, translated as MIPLSFAQRRLWFLGQLDGQSAAYNIPFALRLTGVLDRGALAAALGDVVARHESLRTVFPDVDGVPFQRILPAADAVVELPVLGWSPVEVGQLAGHVFDVTSQLPVRAWLFEVGPAEHVLLVVVHHIAGDGWSTVPLARDLSVAYAARCAGGAPGWDPLPVQYADYTLWQLELLGDEADPGSVVSRQLAFWRRALEGVPQRLELPVDRERPVVASFAGASVDFTIDTATVDGLKGLARQSRVSLFMVVQAALAVLLHRLGAGTDVPIGTAVAGRTDDALDDLVGFFVNTLVLRTDVSGDPSFQVLLERVRETDLAAFAHQDVPFERLVEVLNPARSLSWHPLFQVMLTLQNNADARVELPGLDCVVEQVGVPAAKFDLSFDLTETAEGMAGVLEYATDLFDESSVLALVERFQRVLAAVVADPRVRVSQVEILSQAERDRLLHHVNDTAQPYEPGTIVAAVQEQAARTPHAVAAVCGAEFLSYAELNARANRLARVLADRGVGPESFVAVMMPRNVDLMVALLAVLKAGGAYVPVDPSYPKDRIDFMLTDAAPVLVLESADLPGVDDADDTDLDVALLPDHPAYMIYTSGSTGRPKGVIISHGSARHYLAYSTDTYPGTHGVAVLHSPISFDLTVTGLFAPLTVGGTVLLAPLEEDPAVEELLDRTPCTFLKATPSHLALLDALPLAFSPSADLVVGGEQLTGTMLSTWRRRHPGAAVVNEYGPTEVTVGSVVYRVAPGEEIGPGAVPIGRPIWNTRVYALDAMLRPVPPGVPGELYLGGVQLARGYHARPGLTAARFVADPYAPEPGARMYRTGDVVRWRADGELEYLGRVDDQVKIRGFRIELGEVETTLESVPGVSRAVVVARDNRLVGYVVGDADPADVRAALGDLLPDYMIPAVVVALAELPLNSSGKVDRAALPAPSAAPAAAGRGPRDEKEHLLSALFAEVLGLSEVGVDDSFFDLGGDSIVSIQLVSRARAAGLVFTARDVFRHRTVAGLAAVTAEIERPLSEPPGAGVGEVTPTPIVAGWLAAGGPPDAVYQSVVVRVPAGMRLDDLTGAVQVVLDTHHALRSRVDPGTGRWEITEPGSVAAASCLQRADANTTTVAEATLAARQRLSVATGQVFQAVWLDAGQSDSGLLVIVAHHVAVDGVSWRILIPDLAAAWRALATDEPVLLTPVPTSLRTWAAKLAEAAAERTAELAYWREVVTDAPPAWGELDPGRDVGGTAGDVTVRLAGDGVETLLTRLPTLFHGGVNDILLTGLALAVSQWLSQRPWAPPSTSVFLELEGHGREDVLAGVDVSRTVGWFTSQFPVRLDPGPVDWDDVCAGGASVGRAVKAVKEQLRQVPDNGIGYGMLRHLNPAAEAELAAAPRPSLAFNYLGRLDTGTAAGGWRLEADQDALGGAADDPARPLSHLVNVDVYARTSGDTPVLVAEWTWASRLLGEDEAQELAALWLQALQGLIAHAGRPDAGGLTPSDLPLVRVGQAEIEQLERDFTGLAAVWPLSPMQEGLLFHALFDDSGPDVYTVQISIDLDGDLDPARLRAAAVALLRRHPNLRAAFRQRPDGEPVQVVQREVALPWREVDLSGLPVDDRDAELVRVVTGDRAVRFDVARPPLVRFLVVRLAPRSWRLVVSNHHLLLDGWSMPLLMRELFVLYRSGGDESVLPPAPPYSDYLAWLAGRDRAAARSAWQAALAGVDEPTHVVGPGAGTEPVPVQRLDVNLPDGIGDELATVARAHGLTVNTVVQGAWAALLSTLTGRDDVIFGAAVSGRPPELPGVESMVGLLINTVPVRVVFDPDRPLLETLQRVQDEQSSLTEHHHLGLTDIHRLVDVPDLFDTIMAFESYPLDKEMANLPEGLRLVDIHVADGAHFPLSLLVTPGEDLDLRVDYRPDIFDADAVRELVRRLLRVLTALVADPSVRVAGIDVLGDGERERVLHCFNDTAQPETGLTLHETIARQAARTPDAIAIAAGDVSLTYAELDTRANRLAHLLAERGAGPERFVALVLPRSADMIVALLAVLKTGGAYVPLDPSYPPDRFAYMLGDAAPVLTVSTADIAARLDGDGWLLLDGDPAAAYPAHPPTADVSPAHAAYMIYTSGSTGRPKGSVITHRGIVNYAAVEAERCDAHPGDRIAQLASVSFDASLLEMVMALPVGATLVVAPPGPLADAPLAEFLAEQRITHAFISPAAIASMPDTPLPQLRVLLSGGESVTGELVARWGGGRRLIQLYGPTETTVVITFSDALEPGEETSPPIGAPVRNTRMYVLDRWLRPVPVGVPGELYVAGAQLARGYHRRPTLTAERFVADPFSAEPGGRLYRTGDLVHWRPDGELQFVGRADQQVKLRGFRIELGEVEAALAAAAGVPHATAVVREDRPGDRRLVGYVAGDADPAAVRQAVAAVLPEYMVPSAVVVLDALPLGPTGKVNRKALPAPEAAASTGRAPRTPQEELLCTLFAEVLGVDKVGVDDDFFALGGHSLLATRLIRRVRSTFGNKVDIRVVFEAPTVAGFLSRMSQDLAGSAFDVLLSLRAEGTRPPLFCVHPAVGISWVYQGLTRHLAPGQPVYGLQARGITEPAATPQSMSAMVADYVETITRVQPSGPYHLMGWSFGGVAAHAIAIELQRRGEDVALLAMMDAYPGDRLPDTDDEEIERDTLQALVEGLGYEPAEASPSGAFGRAEVLDYLARDVESRPYQDRRTLEAVLEAAMNNSRIIRRHRPGRFRGDVVFFTAAHDQPADGPIVQAWRPHVDGAVTDYPVACRHLDMTQPEPLRVVGEVLAARLQRGEEPR; from the coding sequence GTGATTCCGTTGTCGTTCGCCCAGCGGCGGTTGTGGTTTCTGGGTCAGTTGGACGGGCAGTCGGCGGCGTACAACATTCCGTTCGCGTTGCGGTTGACCGGTGTTCTGGATCGGGGTGCGCTGGCTGCGGCTCTGGGTGATGTGGTCGCGCGTCATGAGAGTCTGCGGACGGTGTTTCCGGATGTGGACGGGGTGCCGTTTCAGCGGATTCTTCCGGCTGCGGATGCGGTGGTGGAGTTGCCGGTGCTGGGCTGGTCGCCGGTGGAGGTGGGCCAGCTTGCGGGTCATGTTTTCGATGTGACGTCGCAGTTGCCGGTGCGGGCGTGGTTGTTCGAGGTGGGCCCGGCCGAGCATGTGCTGCTGGTGGTGGTGCATCACATTGCTGGTGACGGCTGGTCGACGGTGCCGTTGGCGCGGGATCTGAGTGTGGCGTATGCGGCCCGGTGTGCTGGTGGGGCGCCGGGTTGGGATCCGTTGCCGGTGCAGTACGCCGATTACACGTTGTGGCAGTTGGAGTTGCTGGGTGACGAGGCTGATCCGGGGTCGGTGGTGTCTCGGCAGCTGGCGTTCTGGCGGCGGGCGTTGGAGGGGGTGCCGCAGCGGCTGGAGTTGCCGGTCGATCGGGAGCGTCCGGTGGTGGCGTCGTTCGCGGGCGCTTCGGTCGACTTCACGATCGACACGGCGACGGTCGACGGGCTCAAGGGGCTGGCGCGTCAGTCGCGGGTGAGTCTGTTCATGGTGGTGCAGGCGGCGCTGGCGGTGTTGCTGCACCGGCTCGGTGCTGGGACGGATGTCCCGATCGGGACGGCGGTGGCGGGCCGGACTGATGACGCGCTGGATGATCTGGTGGGGTTCTTCGTGAACACGCTGGTGTTGCGCACGGATGTGTCGGGGGATCCGTCGTTTCAGGTGTTGCTGGAGCGGGTGCGGGAGACGGATCTGGCGGCGTTCGCGCATCAGGATGTGCCGTTCGAGCGGCTGGTGGAGGTGTTGAATCCGGCGCGGTCGTTGTCGTGGCATCCGCTGTTCCAGGTGATGTTGACGTTGCAGAACAACGCGGATGCGCGGGTGGAGCTGCCGGGCCTGGACTGTGTGGTGGAGCAGGTCGGGGTGCCTGCGGCGAAGTTCGACCTGTCGTTCGACCTGACCGAGACGGCCGAGGGTATGGCCGGGGTGCTGGAGTACGCCACCGACCTATTCGACGAGTCGTCCGTGCTCGCACTGGTCGAAAGGTTCCAGCGCGTGCTGGCCGCTGTCGTCGCCGACCCACGGGTGCGGGTGTCGCAGGTCGAGATCCTGTCGCAGGCCGAGCGCGACCGGCTCCTGCACCACGTCAACGACACCGCCCAGCCCTACGAGCCGGGCACGATCGTCGCGGCCGTGCAGGAGCAGGCCGCCCGCACCCCGCACGCCGTCGCGGCCGTCTGCGGCGCGGAGTTCCTCTCCTACGCCGAGCTCAACGCCCGCGCCAACCGGCTCGCCCGGGTCCTGGCCGACCGGGGCGTGGGACCGGAGTCCTTCGTCGCGGTGATGATGCCCCGCAACGTCGACCTGATGGTCGCCCTGCTGGCCGTGCTCAAGGCCGGCGGCGCCTACGTGCCCGTCGACCCGTCCTACCCCAAGGACCGCATCGACTTCATGCTCACCGACGCCGCACCCGTGCTGGTGCTGGAGAGCGCTGACCTGCCCGGCGTCGACGACGCCGACGACACCGACCTCGACGTGGCGCTGCTGCCCGACCACCCGGCCTACATGATCTACACCTCCGGCTCCACCGGCCGCCCCAAGGGCGTGATCATCAGCCACGGCTCGGCCCGCCACTACCTGGCCTACTCCACCGACACCTACCCCGGCACGCACGGCGTCGCCGTGCTGCACTCGCCGATCTCCTTCGACCTCACCGTCACCGGCCTGTTCGCCCCGCTCACCGTCGGCGGCACGGTGCTGCTGGCGCCGCTGGAGGAGGACCCGGCCGTCGAGGAACTGCTGGACCGCACCCCGTGCACGTTCCTCAAGGCCACGCCGAGCCACCTCGCGCTGCTGGACGCGCTGCCGCTGGCGTTCTCCCCGTCGGCCGACCTCGTCGTCGGCGGCGAGCAGCTGACCGGCACCATGCTGAGCACCTGGCGGCGGCGCCATCCGGGGGCGGCGGTGGTCAACGAGTACGGCCCGACCGAGGTCACCGTCGGGTCCGTGGTCTACCGCGTCGCGCCGGGGGAGGAGATCGGGCCGGGCGCGGTGCCGATCGGCCGTCCCATCTGGAACACCCGCGTGTACGCGCTCGACGCCATGCTGCGGCCGGTGCCACCCGGCGTGCCCGGCGAGCTGTACCTCGGCGGGGTGCAGCTGGCGCGCGGCTACCACGCCCGGCCGGGCCTGACCGCCGCCCGCTTCGTCGCCGACCCGTACGCCCCCGAGCCGGGCGCGCGCATGTACCGCACCGGCGACGTCGTCCGCTGGCGCGCCGACGGCGAGCTGGAGTACCTCGGCCGGGTCGACGACCAGGTGAAGATCCGCGGCTTCCGGATCGAGCTGGGCGAGGTCGAAACCACGCTGGAGTCGGTGCCCGGCGTCTCCCGCGCCGTGGTCGTCGCCCGCGACAACCGGCTGGTCGGCTACGTCGTCGGCGATGCCGACCCGGCCGACGTGCGCGCCGCGCTCGGCGATCTGCTGCCCGACTACATGATCCCGGCGGTGGTCGTGGCGCTGGCCGAGCTGCCGCTCAACTCCAGCGGCAAGGTCGACCGGGCCGCGCTGCCCGCGCCGTCCGCCGCCCCGGCCGCCGCCGGCCGCGGCCCGCGCGACGAGAAGGAGCACCTGCTCAGCGCGCTGTTCGCCGAGGTCCTCGGGCTGAGCGAGGTCGGCGTGGACGACAGCTTCTTCGACCTCGGCGGCGACAGCATCGTCTCCATCCAGCTGGTCAGCCGGGCCCGCGCGGCGGGCCTGGTGTTCACCGCCCGCGACGTCTTCCGCCACCGCACCGTCGCCGGGCTCGCCGCGGTCACCGCCGAGATCGAGCGGCCGCTGAGCGAGCCGCCCGGCGCGGGCGTCGGCGAGGTCACGCCCACCCCGATCGTCGCCGGGTGGCTCGCGGCCGGCGGCCCGCCGGACGCCGTCTACCAGTCCGTGGTCGTGCGGGTGCCCGCGGGCATGCGCCTGGACGACCTGACCGGAGCGGTCCAGGTGGTGCTGGACACCCACCACGCGCTGCGGTCCCGGGTGGACCCCGGCACCGGCCGGTGGGAGATCACCGAGCCGGGCTCGGTCGCCGCCGCGTCCTGCCTGCAGCGGGCCGACGCGAACACGACGACCGTCGCCGAGGCCACCCTCGCCGCCCGGCAGCGCCTGTCGGTCGCCACCGGCCAGGTGTTCCAGGCGGTATGGCTGGACGCCGGGCAGTCCGACTCCGGCCTGCTGGTCATCGTCGCCCATCACGTCGCCGTCGACGGCGTGTCCTGGCGCATCCTCATCCCGGACCTGGCCGCCGCCTGGCGCGCCCTCGCCACCGACGAGCCGGTGCTGCTCACCCCCGTGCCGACCTCGCTGCGCACCTGGGCCGCCAAGCTGGCCGAGGCGGCCGCCGAGCGCACCGCCGAACTCGCGTACTGGCGCGAGGTCGTCACCGACGCGCCACCGGCCTGGGGCGAGCTCGACCCGGGACGGGACGTGGGCGGCACCGCCGGGGACGTCACCGTCCGGCTGGCCGGCGACGGGGTGGAGACCCTGCTCACCCGGCTGCCCACGCTGTTCCACGGCGGCGTCAACGACATCCTGCTCACCGGGCTCGCCCTGGCCGTCTCGCAGTGGCTGTCGCAGCGGCCCTGGGCGCCGCCGAGCACGTCGGTGTTCCTCGAACTGGAGGGGCACGGCCGCGAGGACGTCCTGGCCGGGGTCGACGTGTCCCGCACGGTCGGCTGGTTCACCAGCCAGTTCCCGGTGCGGCTCGACCCCGGGCCGGTCGACTGGGACGACGTCTGCGCCGGTGGCGCATCGGTCGGCCGGGCGGTCAAGGCGGTCAAGGAGCAGCTGCGGCAGGTCCCCGACAACGGCATCGGCTACGGCATGCTGCGCCACCTGAACCCGGCGGCCGAGGCGGAGCTGGCCGCGGCGCCGCGCCCGTCCCTGGCGTTCAACTACCTCGGCCGGCTGGACACCGGCACCGCCGCCGGAGGCTGGCGGCTGGAGGCCGATCAGGACGCCCTCGGCGGCGCCGCCGACGACCCGGCGCGGCCGCTGAGCCACCTGGTCAACGTCGACGTGTACGCCCGCACCAGCGGCGACACCCCGGTCCTGGTCGCCGAGTGGACCTGGGCGTCGCGCCTGCTCGGCGAGGACGAGGCGCAGGAGCTGGCCGCGCTGTGGCTGCAGGCGCTGCAGGGCCTCATCGCGCACGCCGGACGCCCCGACGCGGGCGGCCTCACCCCGTCCGACCTGCCGCTGGTCCGCGTCGGCCAGGCCGAGATCGAGCAGCTCGAACGGGACTTCACCGGCCTCGCCGCGGTCTGGCCGCTGTCCCCGATGCAGGAAGGGCTGCTCTTCCACGCGCTGTTCGACGACAGCGGGCCCGACGTCTACACCGTGCAGATCTCCATCGACCTCGACGGCGACCTCGACCCGGCCCGGCTGCGCGCGGCCGCCGTCGCGCTGCTGCGCCGCCACCCGAACCTGCGCGCCGCCTTCCGGCAGCGGCCCGACGGCGAGCCCGTGCAGGTGGTCCAGCGCGAGGTGGCCCTGCCGTGGCGCGAGGTCGACCTGTCCGGCCTGCCCGTCGACGACCGCGACGCCGAGCTGGTCAGGGTCGTCACCGGCGACCGGGCGGTCCGGTTCGACGTCGCCCGGCCGCCGCTGGTGCGCTTCCTGGTGGTGCGCCTGGCCCCCCGCAGCTGGCGGCTGGTCGTGTCCAACCACCACCTGCTGCTCGACGGCTGGTCGATGCCGCTGCTGATGCGCGAGCTGTTCGTGCTCTACCGCTCCGGCGGGGACGAGTCGGTGCTGCCGCCCGCCCCGCCCTACTCCGACTACCTGGCCTGGCTGGCCGGGCGCGACCGGGCGGCGGCCCGGTCGGCGTGGCAGGCCGCGCTGGCCGGCGTCGACGAGCCGACGCACGTCGTCGGGCCCGGCGCCGGCACGGAACCCGTGCCGGTGCAGCGCCTCGACGTCAACCTGCCCGACGGCATCGGCGACGAGCTCGCCACGGTGGCGCGTGCCCACGGGCTGACCGTCAACACCGTCGTGCAGGGCGCCTGGGCGGCGCTGCTGTCCACCCTCACCGGCCGCGACGACGTCATCTTCGGCGCCGCGGTGTCCGGCCGCCCGCCGGAGCTGCCCGGCGTCGAGTCGATGGTCGGCCTGCTGATCAACACGGTGCCGGTGCGGGTCGTGTTCGACCCGGACCGGCCCCTGCTGGAGACCCTGCAGCGGGTGCAGGACGAGCAGTCGTCGCTCACCGAGCACCACCACCTCGGGCTGACCGACATCCACCGCCTCGTCGACGTGCCCGACCTGTTCGACACGATCATGGCGTTCGAGAGCTACCCGCTCGACAAGGAGATGGCCAACCTGCCCGAGGGCCTGCGGCTCGTCGACATCCACGTCGCCGACGGCGCGCACTTCCCGCTGTCGCTGCTGGTCACGCCCGGCGAGGACCTCGACCTGCGGGTCGACTACCGGCCCGACATCTTCGACGCCGACGCCGTACGCGAGCTCGTCCGCCGGCTGCTGCGCGTGCTCACCGCGCTCGTCGCCGACCCGTCGGTGCGCGTGGCGGGCATCGACGTGCTCGGCGACGGCGAACGCGAGCGGGTGCTGCACTGCTTCAACGACACCGCGCAGCCCGAGACCGGCCTGACCCTGCACGAGACCATCGCGCGGCAGGCCGCCCGCACCCCCGACGCGATCGCGATCGCCGCGGGCGACGTCAGCCTGACCTACGCCGAGCTCGACACCCGCGCCAACCGGCTGGCCCACCTGCTCGCCGAGCGCGGCGCCGGGCCGGAGAGGTTCGTCGCGCTGGTGCTGCCCCGCTCCGCCGACATGATCGTGGCGCTGCTCGCGGTGCTCAAGACCGGCGGCGCGTACGTCCCCCTCGACCCGTCCTATCCGCCCGACCGGTTCGCCTACATGCTCGGCGACGCCGCGCCCGTGCTCACCGTCAGCACCGCCGACATCGCCGCCCGCCTGGACGGCGACGGCTGGCTGCTGCTCGACGGCGACCCGGCCGCGGCGTACCCGGCGCACCCGCCGACCGCCGACGTGTCACCCGCCCACGCCGCGTACATGATCTACACCTCCGGGTCGACCGGGCGGCCGAAGGGCAGCGTGATCACCCACCGGGGCATCGTCAACTACGCCGCCGTCGAGGCCGAGCGCTGCGACGCCCACCCGGGCGACCGGATCGCCCAGCTCGCCTCGGTCAGCTTCGACGCCTCGCTGCTGGAGATGGTGATGGCGCTGCCCGTCGGCGCGACCCTGGTCGTCGCACCGCCCGGCCCGCTGGCCGACGCCCCGCTGGCGGAGTTCCTCGCCGAGCAGCGCATCACCCACGCGTTCATCTCCCCGGCCGCGATCGCCAGCATGCCGGACACCCCGCTGCCGCAGCTGCGCGTCCTGCTGTCCGGCGGCGAGTCGGTCACCGGCGAGCTGGTCGCCCGGTGGGGCGGCGGCCGGCGGCTGATCCAGCTGTACGGGCCCACCGAGACCACCGTGGTCATCACCTTCAGCGACGCCCTCGAACCGGGCGAGGAGACCAGCCCGCCGATCGGCGCACCCGTCCGCAACACCCGCATGTACGTCCTGGACCGCTGGCTGCGCCCAGTCCCCGTGGGCGTGCCGGGGGAGCTGTACGTGGCCGGTGCGCAGCTGGCCCGCGGCTACCACCGCCGTCCCACGCTGACCGCCGAGCGGTTCGTCGCCGACCCGTTCTCCGCCGAGCCCGGCGGGCGGCTCTACCGCACCGGCGACCTCGTGCACTGGCGCCCAGACGGCGAGCTGCAGTTCGTCGGCCGCGCCGACCAGCAGGTCAAGCTGCGCGGCTTCCGGATCGAGCTGGGCGAGGTCGAGGCGGCGCTGGCCGCGGCCGCCGGCGTCCCGCACGCCACGGCCGTGGTCCGCGAGGACCGGCCCGGCGACCGGCGCCTGGTCGGGTACGTGGCCGGCGACGCCGACCCCGCCGCCGTGCGGCAGGCGGTCGCCGCGGTGCTGCCCGAGTACATGGTCCCCTCCGCCGTCGTCGTGCTCGACGCGCTGCCGCTCGGGCCGACCGGCAAGGTCAACCGCAAGGCGCTGCCCGCGCCCGAGGCCGCCGCGAGCACCGGCCGCGCGCCGCGCACCCCGCAGGAGGAGCTGCTCTGCACGCTGTTCGCCGAGGTCCTCGGCGTCGACAAGGTGGGCGTCGACGACGACTTCTTCGCGCTCGGCGGCCACTCGCTGCTGGCCACGCGGCTGATCCGGCGGGTGCGGTCGACGTTCGGCAACAAGGTCGACATCAGGGTGGTGTTCGAGGCGCCGACCGTCGCCGGGTTCCTCAGCCGGATGAGCCAGGACCTCGCCGGGTCCGCGTTCGACGTGCTGCTGTCCCTGCGCGCCGAGGGCACCCGCCCGCCGCTGTTCTGCGTGCACCCGGCCGTCGGGATCAGCTGGGTCTACCAGGGCCTGACCCGCCACCTGGCCCCCGGCCAGCCGGTCTACGGCCTGCAGGCGCGCGGGATCACCGAACCGGCCGCGACGCCGCAGAGCATGAGCGCGATGGTCGCCGACTACGTCGAGACCATCACCCGGGTGCAGCCGTCCGGGCCGTACCACCTCATGGGCTGGTCCTTCGGCGGCGTCGCCGCCCACGCCATCGCCATCGAGCTGCAGCGGCGCGGCGAGGACGTGGCGCTGCTGGCCATGATGGACGCCTACCCGGGCGACCGGCTGCCCGACACCGACGACGAGGAGATCGAGCGCGACACCCTGCAAGCCCTGGTCGAAGGCCTGGGGTACGAGCCCGCCGAGGCGTCGCCGTCGGGTGCCTTCGGCCGCGCCGAGGTGCTCGACTACCTCGCCCGGGACGTAGAGAGCCGCCCCTACCAGGACCGGCGGACCCTGGAGGCGGTGCTGGAGGCGGCGATGAACAACAGCCGGATCATCCGCCGGCACCGGCCCGGCAGGTTCCGCGGCGACGTGGTGTTCTTCACCGCCGCGCACGACCAGCCGGCCGACGGCCCGATCGTCCAGGCGTGGCGGCCGCACGTCGACGGGGCCGTCACCGACTACCCGGTCGCCTGCCGGCATCTGGACATGACCCAGCCCGAGCCGCTGCGGGTGGTGGGCGAGGTGCTCGCCGCCCGCCTGCAGCGCGGCGAGGAGCCGCGGTGA
- a CDS encoding ATP-binding cassette domain-containing protein produces MSLAIDCTGLTKRYRGVPALDGLDLQVPEGTVLGLLGPNGAGKTTAVRILSTLLPPDGGRARVAGLDVVTQATAVRRVIGLSGQYAAVDEDLTGFENLDMIARLYGLGRRAGRERARELLARFALEHAADRVVKGWSGGMRRRLDLAGALVADPKVLFLDEPTTGLDPRSRLGMWEVLEELVAGGGTLLLTTQYLAEADRLADTIVVIDHGTVIARGTADDLKRQVGGERVELTVARPEEIGVVSGLLGGMATGELVVDARARTVTVPVAHGTDSLRDALRRLQGGPLTVTDIGLRRPTLDDVFLALTGHTAREDK; encoded by the coding sequence GTGAGCCTCGCGATCGACTGCACCGGGCTGACCAAACGCTACCGGGGCGTGCCCGCGCTCGACGGCCTCGACCTGCAGGTCCCCGAGGGGACCGTGCTGGGCCTGCTGGGGCCGAACGGCGCGGGCAAGACCACCGCCGTCCGGATCCTCAGCACCCTGCTGCCGCCGGACGGCGGCCGGGCCCGCGTCGCCGGCCTGGACGTCGTCACCCAGGCCACGGCGGTGCGCCGCGTCATCGGGCTGTCCGGGCAGTACGCGGCGGTCGACGAGGACCTCACCGGGTTCGAGAACCTCGACATGATCGCCCGCCTGTACGGCCTCGGCCGCCGCGCCGGCCGCGAGCGCGCCCGCGAGCTGCTCGCCCGCTTCGCCCTGGAGCACGCCGCCGACCGGGTGGTGAAAGGCTGGTCCGGCGGTATGCGCCGCCGGCTCGACCTCGCCGGTGCGCTGGTCGCCGACCCGAAGGTGCTGTTCCTCGACGAGCCCACCACCGGGCTGGACCCGCGCAGCCGCCTCGGCATGTGGGAGGTCCTGGAGGAGCTGGTCGCGGGCGGCGGCACGCTGCTGCTGACCACGCAGTACCTGGCGGAGGCCGACCGGCTCGCCGACACCATCGTCGTCATCGACCACGGCACGGTCATCGCCCGCGGCACGGCCGACGACCTCAAACGCCAGGTCGGCGGCGAGCGCGTCGAGCTGACCGTCGCCCGGCCCGAGGAGATCGGCGTCGTGTCCGGCCTGCTCGGCGGGATGGCCACGGGGGAGCTGGTCGTCGACGCGCGGGCGCGCACGGTCACCGTCCCGGTCGCCCACGGCACCGACTCGCTGCGCGACGCCCTGCGCCGCCTGCAGGGCGGGCCGCTGACGGTGACCGACATCGGGCTGCGCCGCCCGACCCTCGACGACGTGTTCCTCGCCCTCACCGGGCACACCGCGCGGGAGGACAAGTGA
- a CDS encoding ABC transporter permease, with protein MSLPQPLSDGLVIARRNLIKIRRVPDLLVSATVAPVMFVLLFGYVLGSGVEVPGVDYREYLMAGIFTQTMVFGSAITGTGLAQDLQRGIVDRFRSLPMSPSAVLLGRTASDLVTSVIVVVVMTVTGLLAGWRIRSSPLDALAGYALLLLFAYALSWLMAVIGLSVRDPEVFSNASFVAVFPLTFVANTFVAPGNLPEVLRVAAEWNPVSAVVQACRVHFGNVSAAMPPPEAWPLRHPVAATLAWVAVILAVCVPLARWRYRKAVGR; from the coding sequence GTGAGCCTGCCCCAGCCGCTGAGCGACGGCCTGGTCATCGCCAGACGCAACCTGATCAAGATCCGGCGTGTGCCGGACCTGCTGGTGTCCGCCACGGTGGCGCCGGTGATGTTCGTGCTGCTGTTCGGGTACGTGCTCGGCAGCGGCGTCGAGGTGCCCGGCGTCGACTACCGCGAGTACCTGATGGCGGGCATCTTCACCCAGACCATGGTGTTCGGCTCGGCGATCACCGGCACCGGCCTGGCCCAGGACCTGCAGCGCGGCATCGTGGACCGGTTCCGTTCCCTGCCGATGTCCCCGTCCGCGGTGCTGCTCGGCCGCACCGCCAGCGACCTGGTCACCAGCGTGATCGTCGTCGTCGTCATGACGGTCACCGGCCTGCTGGCAGGCTGGCGCATCCGCTCCTCGCCGCTGGACGCGCTGGCCGGGTACGCGCTGCTGCTGCTGTTCGCCTACGCGCTGTCGTGGCTGATGGCGGTCATCGGCCTGTCGGTGCGCGACCCGGAGGTGTTCAGCAACGCCAGCTTCGTGGCGGTGTTCCCGCTGACGTTCGTGGCCAACACGTTCGTCGCCCCGGGCAACCTGCCCGAGGTCCTGCGGGTCGCCGCCGAATGGAACCCGGTGTCGGCGGTGGTGCAGGCCTGCCGTGTCCACTTCGGCAACGTCAGCGCGGCCATGCCCCCGCCGGAGGCGTGGCCGCTGCGCCATCCGGTGGCGGCCACCCTGGCCTGGGTCGCGGTGATCCTCGCGGTCTGCGTGCCGCTGGCCCGCTGGCGCTACCGCAAGGCCGTCGGCCGCTGA
- a CDS encoding sensor histidine kinase yields the protein MSGLSFWREPRPAPVPRPGRRDLLLIGALLALTAAEGLLRPQLPAASLLVTAALTATLWWRREHPLPMVLVSFGTGALLPLLTRDTVPETYTLAYLLLLPYSLFRWGAGRDILLGAAAMLTGLALTALTGDAPTPDTIGGLAVVSALAAAGLARRYRIRARTRELDQVRLVERAQLARDLHDTVAHHVSAIAIRAQAGLAAAPARPEAATDALRLIEAEASRALAEMRAMVRVLRDGPAAYDPGPVAADVHRLARPAGTGLPVDVHVDGDLDAVRAPLGGAVYRMAQESVTNALRHARQATRVEVRVSVDDRTVRLRVGDDGSPARDTGAGYGLAGMSERAQLLGGAFRAGPDPAGGWSVAVELPLAGPAR from the coding sequence GTGTCCGGACTGTCCTTCTGGCGCGAGCCGCGCCCGGCGCCGGTCCCACGCCCCGGCCGCCGGGACCTGCTGCTCATCGGCGCCCTGCTCGCGCTCACCGCCGCCGAGGGCCTGCTGCGCCCGCAGCTGCCCGCCGCGTCGCTGCTGGTCACCGCGGCACTGACCGCGACCCTGTGGTGGCGGCGCGAGCACCCGCTGCCCATGGTGCTCGTCTCCTTCGGCACCGGCGCGCTGCTCCCGCTGCTCACCCGGGACACCGTGCCCGAGACGTACACCCTGGCCTACCTGCTCCTGCTGCCGTACTCGCTGTTCCGGTGGGGTGCCGGCCGGGACATCCTGCTCGGCGCCGCCGCCATGCTCACCGGCCTCGCCCTGACCGCCCTCACCGGCGACGCCCCCACCCCCGACACGATCGGCGGCCTGGCGGTCGTGTCGGCACTGGCCGCCGCCGGGCTGGCCCGCCGCTACCGGATCCGCGCCCGCACCCGCGAACTCGACCAGGTGCGCCTGGTCGAACGGGCACAGCTCGCCCGGGACCTGCACGACACCGTCGCCCACCACGTGTCCGCGATCGCCATCCGCGCCCAGGCGGGCCTGGCCGCCGCACCGGCCCGGCCCGAGGCCGCCACCGACGCGCTGCGGCTGATCGAGGCCGAGGCCTCGCGCGCGCTGGCCGAGATGCGCGCCATGGTCCGCGTGCTGCGCGACGGACCGGCCGCCTACGACCCCGGGCCCGTCGCCGCCGACGTGCACCGGCTGGCCCGTCCCGCCGGGACCGGCCTGCCCGTCGACGTGCACGTCGACGGGGACCTCGACGCGGTGCGGGCGCCGCTGGGCGGCGCGGTCTACCGCATGGCACAGGAGTCGGTGACCAACGCGCTGCGCCACGCCCGGCAGGCGACCCGCGTCGAGGTGCGGGTCAGCGTCGACGACCGGACGGTACGGCTGCGCGTCGGCGACGACGGCTCACCCGCCCGGGACACCGGCGCGGGCTACGGCCTGGCCGGGATGAGCGAGCGGGCGCAGCTGCTGGGCGGGGCGTTCCGGGCCGGGCCGGATCCCGCCGGCGGCTGGAGCGTGGCCGTGGAACTGCCGCTGGCCGGACCGGCCCGATGA